The following coding sequences lie in one Phalacrocorax aristotelis chromosome 4, bGulAri2.1, whole genome shotgun sequence genomic window:
- the NPY1R gene encoding neuropeptide Y receptor type 1, giving the protein MNTSVLAPLGNISSHLNFSERNSQILQFEDEDCHVPLAVVFTLALAYGTVIILGVSGNLALIVIILKQKEMRNVTNILIVNLSFSDLLVTIMCLPFTFVYTLMDHWIFGEAMCKLNPFVQCASITVSVFSLVLIAIERHQLIINPRGWRPNNRHAYLGIAAIWILAMASSLPFLIYHVLTDEPFRNITFDEYKDKYVCLDLFPLDTARLSYTTTLLVIQYFGPLCFIFICYLKIYIRLKKRNNMMDKMRDSKYRSSETKRINIMLISIVVAFAVCWLPLTIFNIVFDWNHEILPVATCSHNLLFLICHLTAMISTCVNPIFYGFLNKNFQRDLQFLFHFCHLRSREEDYETIAMSTMHTDVSKTSLKQASPVAFKKINSDDDDKI; this is encoded by the exons ATGAATACTTCGGTTCTCGCCCCCCTGGGAAATATTTCCAGTCATCTGAATTTTTCGGAGAGGAACTCGCAGATCCTGCAGTTTGAGGATGAGGATTGCCACGTACCTTTGGCCGTGGTCTTCACTTTGGCCTTGGCCTATGGGACCGTGATAATTCTGGGAGTCTCTGGGAATCTGGCCTTGATcgtcattattttaaaacaaaaggagatGCGCAATGTTACCAACATCCTCATTGTCAACCTGTCCTTTTCTGATCTTCTAGTGACCATCATGTGTCTTCCCTTCACCTTTGTGTATACTTTAATGGACCACTGGATTTTTGGGGAGGCCATGTGCAAACTGAATCCTTTCGTGCAGTGTGCCTCAATCACCGTCTCGGTCTTTTCCTTAGTCCTCATTGCTATCGAACGCCATCAGCTGATCATCAATCCCCGTGGCTGGAGGCCAAACAACAGACATGCCTACCTGGGGATTGCTGCCATATGGATTTTAGCCATGGCTTCCTCTTTGCCTTTCCTGATCTACCACGTGTTAACAGATGAACCCTTCAGAAACATAACATTTGATGAATATAAGGACAAATATGTGTGTTTGGACCTGTTCCCCTTGGACACTGCCAGGCTTTCTTATACCACGACGCTTTTGGTGATTCAGTACTTTGGACCgctttgttttatatttatttgctaCTTAAAG ATATACATacgattaaaaaaaaggaacaacatGATGGACAAGATGAGAGACAGTAAGTACAGGTCATCTGAAACCAAAAGGATCAACATCATGCTGATCTCAATAGTGGTCGCATTTGCAGTTTGCTGGCTGCCTCTCACCATCTTCAATATCGTGTTTGATTGGAATCACGAAATTCTGCCTGTCGCTACCTGCAGCCACAACCTTTTGTTCCTGATTTGCCACCTCACCGCCATGATCTCTACCTGCGTGAACCCCATCTTCTATGGGTTTCTCAATAAGAACTTCCAAAGGGACttgcagtttttatttcatttttgtcacCTCCGTTCCCGTGAGGAGGATTATGAGACTATAGCCATGTCCACCATGCACACAGATGTTTCAAAAACCTCTTTAAAGCAGGCAAGCCCAGtcgcatttaaaaaaattaatagtgaTGATGATGACAAAATATAA